One stretch of Chryseobacterium indologenes DNA includes these proteins:
- a CDS encoding helix-turn-helix domain-containing protein, producing the protein MAKKFHKEPLKEPDFVSKLAFDEVLQQVGFDLRIQEFVVMEIDRANYIIKPNIPYRSDYFCIFLVQEGSVGFRLDDKSYEVAKGDAVFCPMLETFWVENIAENYKATYIFFSVDFISQAGFNYKSNNVLKSLSSDPTHIIRNEPDMFRKLNFHLSELKQLNSKEKDNYYFNEMIWHHFSLLIYEIDNYFKKIEKPHTVSHREDELTTSFFKLVQEYFKEEHNVQFYADKLFISRKYLTKVINKTMQKTPREIIHHVLAVEARLLLKNPNLNVSEVAAQLKFSDQASFSKFFKKHTGRAPLEYRKDDLY; encoded by the coding sequence ATGGCTAAAAAATTCCACAAAGAACCCCTTAAAGAACCTGATTTTGTTTCAAAGCTGGCTTTTGATGAAGTCTTACAACAGGTTGGATTCGATCTGAGAATTCAGGAGTTTGTGGTGATGGAAATAGATCGGGCAAATTATATTATAAAGCCAAACATCCCTTACCGTTCCGATTATTTCTGTATTTTCCTGGTGCAGGAAGGAAGTGTAGGTTTCAGACTGGATGACAAAAGTTATGAAGTGGCTAAAGGTGATGCTGTGTTTTGTCCTATGTTAGAGACATTCTGGGTAGAGAATATTGCGGAAAATTATAAAGCAACTTATATTTTTTTTTCTGTTGATTTTATTTCTCAGGCAGGCTTCAATTATAAATCAAACAATGTACTGAAAAGCCTCTCTTCAGATCCTACCCATATTATCAGAAATGAACCGGATATGTTCAGGAAGCTCAATTTTCACCTTTCTGAATTAAAACAACTAAACAGTAAAGAAAAAGACAATTATTACTTTAATGAAATGATCTGGCATCACTTTTCATTATTGATTTATGAGATAGACAATTACTTTAAGAAAATTGAAAAGCCTCATACCGTTTCGCATCGGGAGGATGAGCTTACGACCAGTTTCTTTAAATTGGTTCAGGAGTATTTCAAAGAAGAACATAATGTTCAGTTTTATGCGGATAAATTGTTTATCAGCCGGAAGTATCTTACCAAAGTTATTAATAAGACCATGCAAAAAACACCAAGAGAGATTATCCATCATGTATTGGCTGTAGAAGCTAGATTGCTGCTTAAAAATCCAAATCTTAATGTAAGTGAAGTGGCAGCACAGCTTAAATTCTCTGATCAGGCGTCCTTCAGTAAATTTTTTAAAAAACATACCGGTAGGGCTCCTCTGGAATACAGGAAAGACGATCTGTATTGA
- a CDS encoding efflux RND transporter periplasmic adaptor subunit, translating to MQRFFVQKSTLLFLAFIALMGCKKNNPNQAYQQQAPELPVEIVQQGDASVSREYAASVEGISNVEIRPQVTGYLSKIFVDEGDYVRAGQPLFKIEDRIFAEQLKSAQAALITAQANLSTSKIDLDRKKELFRNKMVSEIQVKEAEASYNAARGVVSQSTSSIESAKINLNFSTIKAPVSGFIGRFNYRLGSLMTPSNQEPITLLSDIHQVYIYFSLSENDFNNFQKQYVGSGIGEVIKNTPAVSLLLSGGEKYTESGRIDAVEGQFNKTTGSITLRAKFNNPNNVLRSGNTGKILLDQFYSNVVLLPIASTRTIQDKVFVFTIKNGKAEMLPVEVNGKAGDNFIVSKGLKAGDQYIVSGFDRLQPGTPVVAQKKNAQQKKS from the coding sequence ATGCAAAGATTTTTTGTTCAAAAATCGACCCTACTTTTTCTTGCATTTATTGCCTTGATGGGATGTAAGAAAAATAATCCAAACCAGGCTTATCAGCAGCAGGCACCAGAACTTCCTGTAGAAATAGTACAACAAGGAGACGCGTCAGTTTCCAGAGAATATGCAGCATCCGTTGAGGGAATTTCCAATGTAGAAATCAGACCGCAGGTCACAGGATACCTTAGCAAAATTTTTGTAGATGAAGGAGACTATGTGAGAGCCGGCCAACCACTTTTTAAAATTGAAGACAGGATATTTGCAGAACAGTTAAAAAGTGCACAGGCGGCATTAATTACAGCACAGGCTAACCTTTCCACCTCAAAAATTGATCTGGACAGGAAAAAGGAGCTTTTTAGAAATAAAATGGTTTCTGAAATTCAGGTGAAAGAGGCTGAAGCATCTTATAATGCGGCAAGAGGGGTCGTAAGCCAATCAACATCTTCTATTGAGTCTGCAAAGATCAACCTTAACTTTTCCACGATTAAAGCTCCGGTAAGCGGATTTATAGGGAGATTCAACTACCGTTTGGGAAGTTTGATGACACCAAGTAATCAGGAACCGATTACCTTGTTATCAGATATTCATCAGGTATACATTTATTTCAGTTTAAGTGAAAATGACTTTAATAATTTTCAAAAGCAATATGTAGGAAGCGGTATTGGTGAGGTTATTAAAAACACTCCGGCTGTATCATTATTGCTTTCAGGAGGTGAAAAATATACTGAATCGGGAAGAATTGATGCTGTGGAAGGTCAGTTTAACAAAACTACGGGTTCTATTACTTTAAGAGCAAAATTCAACAATCCCAATAATGTTCTTAGAAGTGGAAACACTGGGAAAATCTTGTTAGACCAGTTCTACAGCAATGTGGTTTTGCTTCCGATAGCATCTACCAGAACCATTCAGGATAAAGTTTTCGTGTTCACCATTAAAAATGGAAAAGCAGAAATGCTTCCTGTAGAAGTGAATGGAAAAGCGGGGGATAATTTCATTGTTTCCAAAGGCTTGAAGGCTGGAGATCAGTATATCGTTTCCGGTTTCGACAGATTGCAGCCGGGAACTCCTGTAGTGGCACAAAAGAAAAATGCTCAACAGAAAAAATCGTAA
- a CDS encoding outer membrane beta-barrel protein, translating to MKIILFPIAVLTGSLALAQSQTPAAKDTVKGNAKEIEAVTLVARKPTVESKVDRTVFNVANSAILAGNTTWDVLRMTPLVSIDNNDEVKAEGQQVTVYINDRKSVFTGKELKEYLKTIPADNLMKIEVITSPSSRYETSGSVINIVLKKRDDEGIKGSISLNNRQSTKNSQYTNFNLNYHKKKFTQTLIGGYNNGNYVQTNQTWDHRYDGNKLTQFNLKNLMRNESPSISSTSEFEINDKNNFGLVLEYSQNRSLHAAESDGMISRDGDPGESFRQNQTDWGFSRNLGTNAFYKYYDKEKNRILDINVGTNYSSNNHDNLIDKQIDKQGVKTDQQLGVLSSNQMRNYYLKIDYTQPLGKSGGTIEVGGKSEINNHVIPNSLYGFSINDPASDYSNLSKNDRFHYEDRLSSLYANYSKTFFEKLETRIGLRYEYIDYKVRQDVAGTERKDKYGTFLPNLLLKYNFSEKFDLSLTYNRSIWRPWYSEFNPFLMPEINGTYSRGNLYLNPNPNDRLYLKLGILKKYFISARYMHTNQDYWTTYVTENGRTVSLPGNFDGKVEKYYIFANTNQNFLKNKLNINAGFGWYYINNKDFNEKNKLGGKDYISYWGASANISYTNLFNKNINLSAWMELANQNNGNSYANNTNVFHNISVTKIFPKTQMEVSMQLMNIFKRPYGDNTTYSPDGTFREYSKWDWYGVSLTFVKRFGNQKVKENTKTDVEKNSGGGK from the coding sequence ATGAAAATAATATTATTTCCTATAGCGGTATTAACAGGCTCACTGGCATTGGCCCAGAGTCAGACTCCGGCTGCTAAGGATACTGTAAAGGGAAATGCAAAAGAAATAGAAGCGGTTACTCTTGTGGCGAGAAAACCTACCGTAGAGTCTAAAGTAGACCGAACGGTTTTTAATGTGGCCAACAGTGCTATTTTAGCTGGAAATACAACATGGGATGTTCTGAGAATGACCCCTTTGGTAAGTATTGATAACAATGATGAGGTAAAAGCCGAAGGACAACAGGTTACGGTATACATCAACGATAGGAAATCTGTTTTTACAGGGAAGGAACTTAAGGAATATCTTAAAACAATTCCTGCCGACAACCTGATGAAAATTGAAGTGATTACCAGCCCATCTTCCCGTTACGAAACTTCAGGATCTGTTATCAATATTGTCCTTAAAAAAAGAGATGATGAAGGGATAAAAGGAAGTATATCTCTTAACAACAGACAAAGTACCAAAAATTCACAATACACAAATTTTAACCTGAACTACCATAAGAAAAAATTCACACAGACTCTTATAGGAGGGTATAATAACGGGAATTATGTACAGACGAATCAGACGTGGGATCATCGATATGACGGGAATAAACTTACGCAATTCAATCTGAAAAATCTAATGAGAAATGAAAGTCCCTCTATTTCTTCTACCTCAGAGTTTGAAATCAATGACAAGAATAATTTTGGACTTGTCCTGGAATATTCACAGAATAGGAGTTTACATGCCGCAGAATCTGATGGGATGATCTCCAGAGATGGAGATCCTGGTGAATCTTTTCGTCAGAATCAAACGGATTGGGGATTCAGTCGTAATTTGGGTACGAATGCTTTCTATAAATATTATGATAAAGAAAAGAATAGAATTTTAGATATTAATGTAGGAACCAATTATTCAAGTAATAATCATGATAACTTAATTGATAAACAAATTGATAAACAAGGGGTAAAAACAGATCAGCAGCTTGGTGTTCTCAGTTCTAATCAGATGCGTAATTACTACCTGAAAATAGATTATACACAACCTTTAGGCAAATCAGGCGGAACAATAGAGGTAGGGGGTAAATCGGAAATTAATAATCATGTGATTCCCAACAGTCTTTATGGATTCAGTATCAATGATCCTGCGTCAGACTATTCTAATCTATCCAAGAACGATCGGTTTCATTATGAAGACAGGCTGAGTTCTTTATATGCTAATTATAGTAAAACTTTTTTTGAAAAACTGGAAACCAGAATCGGACTTCGATATGAATATATTGATTATAAAGTAAGGCAGGATGTAGCAGGTACGGAGAGAAAAGATAAATATGGGACTTTTCTTCCCAATCTATTGCTGAAATATAATTTTTCAGAGAAATTTGATTTGAGCCTAACCTATAATAGAAGTATCTGGAGACCGTGGTATTCTGAATTCAACCCTTTTCTGATGCCTGAAATCAATGGTACCTATTCCAGAGGAAACCTTTATCTGAATCCCAATCCCAATGACAGGCTTTATCTTAAATTAGGAATTCTGAAAAAGTATTTTATTTCCGCAAGATACATGCATACCAATCAGGATTATTGGACGACTTATGTAACGGAAAATGGAAGAACGGTTTCCTTACCCGGTAATTTTGACGGAAAGGTTGAAAAATATTATATTTTTGCCAATACCAATCAGAATTTTCTGAAAAACAAACTGAATATCAATGCCGGGTTTGGGTGGTATTATATTAATAATAAGGATTTTAATGAAAAGAATAAGTTGGGCGGTAAAGATTATATCAGTTACTGGGGAGCTTCTGCAAATATCTCTTATACTAATCTGTTTAATAAGAATATTAATTTAAGTGCATGGATGGAGCTTGCCAATCAGAATAACGGAAATTCATACGCAAACAACACCAATGTTTTCCATAATATTTCAGTGACCAAGATATTCCCGAAAACCCAGATGGAGGTGAGTATGCAACTTATGAACATCTTTAAAAGACCTTATGGAGATAACACAACGTATAGCCCAGACGGAACTTTCAGAGAGTATTCAAAATGGGATTGGTACGGTGTTTCTCTTACTTTTGTAAAGCGTTTTGGAAACCAGAAAGTGAAGGAAAATACCAAAACGGATGTTGAGAAAAATTCTGGAGGAGGGAAATAA
- a CDS encoding DUF2652 domain-containing protein, translating to MKNTGIQEGIILIPDFSGFTEFVFNTKLYTGEYIVRQLLSTLIDVNNQYFEISEIEGDAILFYRYDENPSYQNISGMLWKMRNAFNIKIEELSKDLSTTIDLSLKFIVHYGAFSQYNIGSFRKLYGKPIVEAHQLLKNGWAEQPSYALFSNSFLESTNNQRADFNKEEHYLSEVGMIHYFENVN from the coding sequence ATGAAGAATACAGGTATACAGGAGGGAATTATTTTAATTCCGGATTTCAGCGGATTTACCGAATTTGTGTTCAATACCAAACTTTATACAGGAGAATATATTGTAAGACAACTACTATCTACGCTGATTGATGTGAACAATCAGTATTTTGAAATTTCTGAAATTGAGGGTGATGCTATTTTATTTTACCGGTATGATGAAAATCCGTCTTATCAGAATATTTCAGGAATGCTTTGGAAAATGCGTAATGCATTCAACATCAAAATAGAAGAATTGAGTAAAGATTTAAGTACTACTATAGATTTATCATTAAAATTTATTGTTCATTATGGGGCTTTTTCACAGTATAATATCGGAAGTTTCAGGAAGTTGTATGGGAAGCCGATTGTGGAAGCTCATCAGTTGTTAAAAAATGGCTGGGCAGAACAACCTTCGTATGCTTTATTCAGTAATTCTTTTTTGGAAAGTACCAATAATCAGAGGGCTGATTTTAATAAAGAAGAACATTATCTGTCAGAAGTAGGTATGATCCATTATTTTGAAAATGTAAACTAG
- a CDS encoding efflux transporter outer membrane subunit yields the protein MKIKNIAYIAFISGTVVSCGVQKYEQPEVKIPEAFRSDSTMVEQNENIAKIGYRDFFKDPVLVELIDKAMVQNNDLQVALKQIEFASLAYTQSKWGNIPTINATVNANVNRPSDNSMNGMMAGKRYTETYTAALNFSWEADIWGKIKGRKEQALADYLKTQEAAKAVKTQVVAAVVQGYYNLLMLDTQLEITKSNLAYASTTLEFLVKQQELGLTTALAVQQQEIVKDQILKTIPAIESSVATQENALSLLTGSMPGRIERKTSLDNVQSPDRISAGIPSELLSYRPDVKTAELEVRKSAAAIHVAKMSMYPSLNITAQGGVNAFQISKWFNIPGSLFGMAAGAIAQPILNGRQLKTQYEQSKVLADQAELSFKQSVLKAVGEVSDALVQIQKLEEQQKIAEGLVVKSNEAVKRADLLFKYNSATYVEVIITQTNKLNAELELASLKAQRLNAITALYRSVGGGWQ from the coding sequence ATGAAAATTAAAAATATAGCATATATCGCATTCATTTCAGGAACCGTTGTTTCGTGTGGAGTTCAGAAATATGAACAACCCGAAGTGAAGATACCTGAAGCTTTCAGAAGTGACAGTACTATGGTTGAGCAGAATGAAAATATCGCAAAAATCGGTTACAGAGACTTTTTTAAAGATCCGGTTTTAGTGGAATTGATTGATAAAGCAATGGTTCAAAATAATGATTTGCAGGTCGCTTTAAAGCAGATAGAATTTGCCTCACTGGCATATACTCAAAGTAAATGGGGCAATATTCCTACCATCAATGCGACGGTAAATGCTAATGTCAACCGACCTTCTGATAATAGTATGAACGGAATGATGGCGGGAAAAAGATATACGGAAACCTATACGGCAGCATTGAATTTTTCGTGGGAAGCTGATATCTGGGGGAAGATCAAAGGAAGAAAGGAGCAGGCGTTGGCAGACTATCTTAAGACCCAGGAAGCAGCAAAGGCGGTAAAGACGCAAGTGGTAGCTGCTGTAGTTCAGGGGTATTATAATCTTTTGATGCTGGATACGCAGTTGGAAATTACAAAATCCAATTTAGCGTATGCGAGTACTACCCTTGAATTTTTAGTAAAACAACAGGAGTTGGGATTAACAACGGCTTTGGCTGTACAGCAGCAGGAAATTGTAAAAGATCAGATCCTGAAAACGATTCCGGCAATTGAAAGTTCTGTGGCTACACAGGAAAATGCTTTGAGTCTGTTAACCGGTTCTATGCCAGGGAGAATTGAAAGAAAAACAAGCCTGGATAATGTGCAGTCCCCGGATCGTATTTCCGCAGGAATTCCGTCAGAGTTATTAAGTTACAGACCTGATGTGAAAACTGCTGAGTTAGAGGTGAGAAAGAGTGCTGCCGCTATCCATGTTGCTAAAATGAGTATGTATCCGTCATTGAATATAACGGCGCAGGGTGGAGTAAATGCTTTTCAGATCAGCAAATGGTTCAATATTCCGGGATCTCTTTTCGGAATGGCTGCCGGAGCGATTGCTCAACCTATCTTAAATGGGAGACAGCTTAAAACTCAGTATGAACAGTCTAAAGTACTGGCAGATCAGGCCGAACTCAGTTTCAAACAATCTGTTTTAAAGGCAGTAGGAGAGGTTTCTGATGCACTGGTGCAAATTCAAAAGTTGGAAGAACAACAGAAAATTGCTGAAGGTTTGGTGGTGAAGTCTAATGAAGCTGTAAAGAGAGCAGATTTGTTATTCAAATACAACTCAGCTACGTATGTAGAGGTAATTATAACCCAGACCAATAAGCTGAATGCTGAACTGGAACTGGCTTCTCTGAAAGCACAACGCTTGAATGCAATTACTGCCCTGTACCGTTCTGTTGGTGGCGGATGGCAATAA
- a CDS encoding efflux RND transporter permease subunit: MLKKIIKRPVLATVISVLLVILGIVGMISLPITKFPDIAPPTVMVTAAYPGANAETIARSVAPPLENAINGVENMDYITSTASNDGTLSITVIFKLGTDPDQAAINVQNRVAQVTNQLPAEVIQAGITTVKRQNSMIAMVSLTSKDGSMSDLFLENYAKINIVPELKRVKGVGDAMVYGNKDYSMRVWLDPNKLASYNLTPSEVSRAIQTQNLEAAPGRLGERSKEVMEYVLRYKGKFTEPEQYENITIKALSDGSVLKLKDVAKVEFGAYSYNVSSNFNKKASVTMAIFQMAGSNANEVQIALQDRMKELEKSFPAGMDYEIPYATKEALDQSIEQVIHTLIEAFILVFIVVYIFLQDFRSTLIPAIAVPVSIVGTFFFMKIFGFSINILTLFALVLAIGIVVDDAIVVVEAVHAKMEHKKLNPRAATMSAMSEITGAIVSITLIMSAVFVPVAFMSGSTGLFYQQFALTLAIAIVISAINALTLSPALCALFLKQHHEGTHEKMNFKDRFFAGFNASFNKLTFRYGKAVLFLLKKKWIALAIIIVFGGLFAWMSMTTPKGFIPDEDQSFIIVTANLAPGASKDRTSKVVSDTEDLLMKNPAVDKVISVDGLNLFSGSMSSSAASIFVKLKNGGQRGPVNDINAIIGQVQGALSQDKRANFLVLNTPTVDGFGNTSGMELVLQDRTNGELQNLGNISYGMMGALMQRPEVAVAFTTFDVTYPQFEVLVDEVKSAQLGVNVSDVLGVMQGYYGSIQASDFNRFGKYYRVLVQSTPETRQDKESLNGLFVKNNLGQMVPITTLVSLKQTTGAEVVDRFNLFNSSNLTVMAAPGYSTGQAMTAVEEVSKQMLPPGYTYDYKGMSREEAGSSSQSVMIFGLCIVFVFFLLSAQYESYILPWAVLIAIPVGLSGVFVGITFAELSNNIYVQIALVMLIGLLAKNGILIVEFAIQRRRAGKSLIASAVEGAKARLRPILMTSLAFITGLIPLIFVVGPSAMGNHSIGYAAISGMLFGTILGVFVVPVLFVMFQVLHEKINGKVVTDTDWEY, translated from the coding sequence ATGTTAAAGAAAATTATAAAGAGACCCGTACTGGCCACGGTGATTTCCGTGTTGCTTGTTATTCTTGGGATTGTCGGTATGATCAGCCTGCCGATTACAAAATTCCCGGATATTGCACCGCCTACCGTTATGGTAACCGCAGCATATCCCGGAGCCAATGCTGAAACGATAGCAAGATCTGTGGCTCCGCCGTTGGAAAATGCGATCAATGGAGTAGAAAATATGGATTATATTACTTCTACAGCAAGTAATGATGGTACTTTGAGTATCACCGTGATTTTTAAATTGGGTACAGACCCGGATCAGGCAGCTATTAACGTTCAGAACAGGGTAGCACAGGTAACCAATCAGCTTCCTGCTGAGGTGATCCAGGCTGGAATTACCACTGTAAAGAGACAGAACAGTATGATCGCAATGGTTTCTCTAACAAGTAAAGACGGTTCAATGAGCGACCTTTTCCTTGAAAATTATGCGAAAATCAATATCGTTCCGGAGCTGAAAAGGGTAAAAGGAGTAGGAGATGCTATGGTGTATGGCAACAAAGATTATTCTATGCGTGTATGGCTTGATCCGAATAAACTGGCTTCCTATAATCTTACTCCATCTGAAGTTTCCCGTGCGATTCAGACTCAAAATCTGGAAGCAGCACCCGGAAGGCTGGGTGAAAGAAGTAAGGAGGTTATGGAATATGTCCTTCGATACAAAGGGAAATTTACTGAACCTGAACAATACGAAAATATTACTATTAAAGCATTGAGCGATGGTTCTGTTTTAAAATTGAAAGACGTTGCTAAGGTTGAATTTGGAGCTTATAGCTATAACGTTTCGTCTAACTTTAATAAGAAGGCTTCTGTTACGATGGCGATTTTCCAGATGGCAGGATCCAATGCAAATGAAGTTCAGATTGCCCTTCAGGACAGAATGAAGGAACTTGAAAAATCATTCCCGGCAGGAATGGATTATGAAATTCCGTATGCTACCAAAGAGGCATTAGATCAGTCTATTGAACAGGTAATTCATACTTTGATTGAAGCCTTTATCCTTGTATTTATTGTGGTGTATATCTTCCTGCAGGATTTCAGATCAACGTTGATCCCAGCGATTGCCGTACCGGTTTCTATTGTGGGAACATTTTTCTTCATGAAAATTTTTGGATTTTCCATCAATATTCTGACCTTATTTGCTTTAGTGCTGGCCATTGGTATTGTGGTAGATGATGCTATTGTGGTGGTGGAAGCGGTTCATGCCAAAATGGAGCATAAAAAGCTGAATCCAAGAGCGGCAACCATGTCAGCAATGAGTGAAATTACAGGAGCTATTGTTTCCATCACATTGATTATGTCTGCTGTATTCGTTCCGGTGGCATTTATGAGTGGTTCCACGGGATTGTTCTATCAGCAGTTCGCTTTAACATTGGCGATTGCAATTGTGATTTCTGCTATCAATGCATTGACGCTGAGCCCTGCTTTATGTGCATTGTTCCTAAAACAGCATCATGAAGGCACTCATGAAAAAATGAACTTTAAAGACCGTTTTTTTGCAGGATTTAACGCTAGTTTCAATAAGCTGACTTTCCGTTATGGAAAAGCAGTATTGTTCCTTTTGAAGAAAAAATGGATTGCATTGGCGATTATTATAGTATTTGGAGGTTTATTTGCCTGGATGTCTATGACGACTCCAAAAGGATTTATTCCGGATGAAGATCAGAGTTTTATTATTGTAACCGCTAATTTGGCTCCCGGAGCTTCTAAAGACAGAACATCCAAGGTAGTTTCCGATACGGAAGATCTTTTGATGAAGAATCCGGCAGTAGATAAAGTGATTTCTGTAGACGGGCTGAACTTATTCAGTGGATCTATGTCTTCTTCTGCGGCTTCTATTTTCGTTAAATTAAAAAATGGAGGGCAAAGAGGGCCTGTGAATGATATCAATGCTATTATTGGACAAGTGCAGGGAGCGCTTTCACAGGATAAAAGAGCTAATTTCCTTGTGTTGAATACGCCAACAGTAGATGGTTTCGGAAATACGAGTGGAATGGAGCTTGTGCTTCAGGACCGTACGAATGGAGAACTTCAGAATTTGGGGAATATTTCTTACGGAATGATGGGAGCTTTGATGCAGAGACCGGAAGTAGCGGTAGCATTTACAACGTTTGATGTAACCTATCCACAGTTTGAAGTATTGGTGGATGAAGTGAAATCTGCTCAGCTTGGAGTGAATGTTTCTGATGTTTTAGGCGTAATGCAGGGATATTACGGAAGTATTCAGGCTTCGGATTTCAACAGATTTGGGAAATATTACAGAGTTTTGGTGCAGTCTACTCCTGAAACAAGACAGGATAAGGAATCTCTTAACGGGCTTTTTGTTAAGAATAATCTGGGACAAATGGTTCCTATTACTACTTTGGTAAGTTTAAAACAGACCACGGGAGCTGAAGTGGTAGACCGTTTCAATCTTTTCAACTCATCCAATTTAACGGTAATGGCTGCTCCGGGTTACAGTACAGGCCAGGCAATGACTGCGGTAGAAGAAGTAAGTAAGCAGATGCTTCCTCCGGGATATACTTATGATTATAAAGGAATGAGCCGTGAAGAAGCAGGTTCAAGCTCACAATCAGTGATGATTTTCGGACTGTGTATCGTGTTTGTGTTCTTCCTGTTATCGGCACAATATGAAAGCTATATTCTTCCATGGGCTGTATTGATTGCTATTCCGGTAGGATTATCAGGCGTTTTTGTGGGAATTACGTTTGCTGAATTATCCAACAATATTTATGTCCAGATTGCATTAGTAATGTTGATCGGACTTCTGGCGAAGAACGGTATTCTGATCGTAGAATTTGCCATTCAGAGACGTAGAGCGGGGAAAAGCCTTATTGCTTCAGCTGTTGAAGGTGCGAAAGCCCGTTTACGCCCAATTTTGATGACCTCTCTGGCATTTATTACCGGATTGATTCCATTGATTTTTGTAGTAGGTCCGTCTGCGATGGGTAATCATTCTATTGGGTATGCCGCAATTTCAGGGATGCTTTTCGGAACCATCTTAGGTGTTTTTGTAGTGCCCGTACTTTTTGTAATGTTCCAGGTTTTACATGAGAAAATCAACGGGAAAGTAGTAACAGATACGGATTGGGAATATTAA
- a CDS encoding metallophosphoesterase, producing MRMQIISDLHREFGSTELCFGNADVIVMAGDVNLGTKGIEWIKEAIPDKPVIYVLGNHEYYKGSYPKTLHKIKEAAEGSNVSVLENEFVEIENVRFHGTTLWTDFSIFGNPAKYGMICQPKMNDYKKIRRDPSYSKMRTIDTFKIHQLSKVWLKESLELSKGLKNIVITHHAPSIQSVPEHYKEDPLTSAYASDLEDMILEHQPLYWIHGHIHTPCRYTLGKTEVICNPHGYIDEKYNGYEKELIVEI from the coding sequence ATGAGAATGCAAATCATTAGTGATCTTCATCGTGAATTTGGAAGCACTGAATTATGTTTTGGCAATGCCGATGTTATTGTTATGGCTGGTGATGTTAATCTTGGAACCAAAGGAATTGAATGGATCAAAGAAGCCATTCCTGATAAGCCGGTTATTTATGTGCTGGGTAATCATGAGTATTACAAAGGTTCATATCCGAAGACCCTTCATAAAATAAAAGAAGCAGCTGAAGGTTCCAATGTTTCTGTACTGGAAAATGAGTTTGTAGAGATTGAAAATGTACGGTTTCATGGAACTACTTTATGGACTGACTTTTCAATCTTTGGAAATCCTGCTAAATATGGAATGATCTGTCAGCCAAAAATGAACGATTATAAAAAGATCAGACGCGATCCTTCTTATTCAAAAATGAGAACTATTGATACTTTTAAGATTCATCAGCTTTCAAAAGTTTGGCTCAAGGAAAGTCTGGAACTTTCAAAAGGTCTTAAAAATATAGTTATTACCCATCATGCACCAAGTATTCAATCTGTACCGGAACATTATAAGGAAGATCCGTTGACCTCTGCTTATGCATCCGACCTGGAGGATATGATCCTTGAACATCAACCCTTGTATTGGATTCATGGCCATATTCATACGCCATGCAGGTATACTCTTGGAAAAACAGAAGTTATTTGTAACCCTCATGGCTATATTGATGAAAAATATAATGGATATGAGAAAGAATTAATTGTTGAGATCTGA